One Sphingomicrobium marinum genomic window carries:
- a CDS encoding ABC transporter transmembrane domain-containing protein → MLPRRKIVYRKMFRRADIAALSAIAVGYAATVVLLLILLREFILALTGGSQLEPMTIAALLGVTAIAHAALRMLEFAVPEHIGFRIVKSMRHHIYQHMAQMMPHQIRHRSRGSLILRLTGDLTMLRTWLSRGIARGLIAGLSLVATLVMLARFSWPIALSIVVALILGAIASAWAGRRLAKYTTRVRRRRSTLTSNIDEQVHALASVQLFNRLDGERKRLERQNESLTSALIQEAWWRAGLRGLSAATSWLALVAALATGFILLRHGLTDLGTIVAALIATRLMQGYVTTLSLSHDYWRRAEISRTKLEDFFNSRSRRTVGDGDDKLVHNRARITFEDVYVEGALNGFSASVAAGRHVVIIGPDSRGREAVLESVTKMIEVDSGTVTIGQQDIAECSAESVWRKVGVISPDLPLMRGTLRRNLSYRDRKVDDEELMRLLGEVGLLEFVEDLPDGLDHWLTEGGSNLPADIRQLIRIVRGMAGNPPILLVERLGTALDKAQKATVQSVLGNFAATIISVSDDPSDICWADDVWTIVDGQLLRAESKDEHDLRVRLPRIARAGEVEWIYGAGR, encoded by the coding sequence ATGCTGCCGCGCCGCAAAATCGTCTATCGCAAGATGTTTCGCAGGGCCGACATCGCGGCCTTGAGCGCGATTGCCGTCGGCTATGCAGCAACGGTTGTGTTGCTGCTGATTTTGCTGCGCGAATTCATTTTAGCGCTGACCGGCGGATCGCAGCTGGAGCCGATGACCATCGCCGCATTGCTCGGCGTTACTGCGATCGCGCACGCGGCGTTGCGCATGCTCGAATTCGCCGTGCCCGAGCATATTGGTTTCCGCATCGTCAAATCGATGCGTCACCATATCTACCAGCACATGGCGCAAATGATGCCGCACCAGATCCGGCACCGTTCGCGCGGCAGCCTGATCTTGCGGCTTACCGGCGATCTCACGATGCTGCGAACCTGGCTCAGCCGTGGCATCGCCCGCGGGCTGATCGCGGGTCTTTCGCTGGTCGCGACGCTGGTGATGCTCGCGCGCTTCAGCTGGCCGATCGCACTATCGATCGTCGTTGCGTTGATCCTGGGCGCCATCGCGTCGGCGTGGGCCGGACGGCGGCTGGCCAAATATACCACGCGTGTGCGCCGCCGCCGTTCGACGCTGACCAGCAATATCGACGAGCAGGTTCATGCGCTGGCGTCGGTCCAGCTGTTCAACCGCCTCGACGGCGAACGCAAGCGGCTCGAACGCCAGAACGAAAGCCTGACGAGCGCCTTGATACAGGAAGCCTGGTGGCGTGCCGGGCTCCGCGGCCTGTCGGCAGCGACGAGCTGGCTGGCATTGGTGGCGGCGCTGGCCACGGGCTTCATCCTGCTACGCCACGGGCTGACCGATCTTGGAACCATCGTCGCGGCACTGATCGCGACACGGCTGATGCAAGGTTATGTGACGACCTTGTCGCTGAGCCACGACTATTGGCGCCGCGCGGAAATTTCGCGCACCAAGCTGGAAGACTTCTTCAACAGCCGCTCGCGCCGTACCGTGGGCGATGGCGACGACAAGCTGGTGCACAATCGAGCGCGCATCACCTTCGAAGACGTATACGTCGAAGGCGCGCTGAACGGCTTTTCCGCGTCGGTCGCTGCGGGTCGCCACGTCGTCATCATCGGCCCCGATTCACGTGGTCGCGAAGCGGTGCTCGAGAGCGTAACGAAGATGATCGAGGTCGACAGCGGCACGGTCACCATCGGCCAGCAGGATATCGCCGAATGCAGCGCCGAAAGCGTCTGGCGCAAGGTTGGTGTCATCAGCCCCGACCTGCCTTTGATGCGCGGGACGTTGCGGCGCAATCTCAGCTATCGCGATCGCAAGGTCGACGATGAGGAATTGATGCGCCTGCTCGGCGAAGTTGGACTGCTCGAATTTGTCGAGGACCTTCCGGACGGGTTGGATCACTGGCTGACCGAGGGCGGTTCGAACCTGCCCGCCGACATCCGCCAACTCATACGGATCGTGCGCGGCATGGCCGGCAACCCGCCGATCCTCCTGGTGGAACGGCTCGGCACCGCGCTCGATAAGGCGCAGAAAGCGACCGTGCAAAGCGTCCTAGGTAATTTCGCGGCGACGATCATTTCGGTCAGCGATGACCCCTCGGACATTTGCTGGGCGGATGACGTGTGGACCATCGTCGATGGCCAGCTCCTTCGCGCTGAAAGCAAAGACGAACACGACCTGCGCGTGCGGCTTCCCCGGATCGCGCGGGCTGGCGAGGTCGAATGGATTTATGGGGCGGGGCGGTGA
- a CDS encoding DUF1611 domain-containing protein, producing the protein MTDFSEASMRFDANTQSPQLSKPQWRPSRKRTCVKLSACDLERTKRAFTTRRVSMDAMATLINGPIRPRTGDLVLARVERIRYQRRLELTNGRKASLNVGDTIIVAYGDRYATDQFEAEVPNDLGPTNLVATGGVAGAVLSKNRSIKPATDIMPLGLVGDADGRPLNLHQFRVAIDRPYDDNVRPRVVCVLGTSMNSGKTTTNHSIVLGLSRAGYRVGVAKVTGTGSGGDFWQMLDAGAAFNLDFTDAGYSATYKLPVRDLEAIAMQLVGYLSQQNLDVILLEVADGIYQHQNLELLATETFQSIVDAVFFAGGDAMGAALGVNRAEMAGYQVIGLSGKLTASELLIREAEAMTPVPIFRKEQLSNPESIGAILSLPPATSEVAQPCGATGRQCAGLCEPAMAEEEPSWARFLSGTK; encoded by the coding sequence ATGACGGACTTTTCCGAAGCTTCAATGCGCTTCGACGCGAATACGCAATCGCCGCAACTATCAAAGCCTCAATGGCGGCCCAGCCGTAAACGCACTTGCGTCAAGCTGAGCGCCTGCGACCTCGAACGCACCAAGCGCGCTTTCACCACGCGCCGCGTTTCCATGGACGCGATGGCGACGCTTATCAACGGCCCCATTCGCCCGCGCACGGGTGACCTGGTTTTGGCGCGGGTAGAACGTATCCGTTACCAACGCCGGCTCGAGCTGACCAATGGTCGCAAGGCCTCGCTCAATGTCGGCGACACCATTATCGTTGCATATGGCGATCGTTATGCGACCGACCAGTTCGAGGCCGAAGTGCCCAATGATCTGGGCCCCACCAACCTGGTAGCGACCGGGGGCGTGGCCGGCGCCGTCCTGAGCAAGAACCGCAGCATCAAGCCGGCGACCGACATCATGCCGCTCGGCCTGGTCGGTGATGCCGATGGGCGCCCGCTAAACCTCCACCAGTTCCGGGTCGCGATCGATCGCCCTTATGACGACAATGTCCGCCCGCGCGTCGTCTGCGTCCTGGGGACGTCGATGAACAGCGGTAAGACCACGACCAATCACAGCATCGTGCTGGGCTTGAGCCGGGCCGGCTATCGCGTCGGCGTGGCCAAGGTTACCGGGACCGGTTCGGGCGGCGACTTCTGGCAAATGCTGGACGCTGGTGCGGCCTTCAATCTCGACTTCACCGATGCGGGATACTCGGCGACCTATAAGCTACCTGTGCGCGACCTCGAAGCCATCGCGATGCAGCTGGTGGGATATCTGAGCCAGCAGAATCTCGATGTCATCCTGCTCGAGGTTGCCGATGGCATCTACCAGCACCAGAACCTCGAACTTCTGGCCACCGAAACATTCCAGTCGATCGTCGATGCGGTATTCTTTGCCGGCGGCGATGCCATGGGTGCCGCTCTTGGCGTCAACCGCGCGGAAATGGCAGGTTATCAGGTCATTGGCCTTTCGGGGAAGCTGACCGCATCGGAACTGCTCATCCGCGAAGCCGAAGCGATGACTCCCGTCCCAATTTTCCGTAAGGAACAGCTCAGCAATCCCGAAAGCATCGGCGCGATCCTTTCGCTGCCCCCGGCGACGTCGGAAGTGGCACAGCCTTGCGGTGCGACCGGGCGCCAATGCGCCGGACTTTGCGAGCCGGCCATGGCCGAGGAAGAGCCGTCCTGGGCGCGTTTCTTGAGCGGAACCAAGTAA
- a CDS encoding tyrosine-type recombinase/integrase — translation MLTDAKIAAIKAPKNGQTEFPDNKVTGLRLRVGTSGKKSWTVRRRIGDKVVNKKIGNYPSMGLASARKAAEHLIATLEREGDAAALERTFGHVAERWLETVSKPKNKSWKSQQRNLEIHVYPKWRRRRLTAIKKADVRDLLDGIEGEVLPNRVLATIRPIFRWALEHDWIDLSPAEGIAKPRAEKVRDRVLDMDEIARIWNAAGLLGYPFGSFLRLLILTAQRRSEVAGMTWASIDKKDAQWTLEGAETKASRAHLVPLAPLAMSELENLPELGDFIFTSTGKAPIGQFAKAKRTLDEYIAAKGGPLKSWRLHDIRRSAATHMVRLGVSETVVSRVLNHAAQGITARVYALHSYAPEKRNALEKWAAEVDRVQMSPRASNAGSKNE, via the coding sequence ATCCTTACAGACGCGAAGATCGCAGCCATCAAAGCCCCAAAAAATGGGCAGACCGAGTTTCCTGACAACAAGGTGACGGGGCTACGGCTTCGCGTCGGCACTTCCGGCAAAAAAAGTTGGACCGTGCGCCGCCGCATTGGTGACAAAGTGGTCAACAAAAAGATCGGCAACTACCCCTCAATGGGCCTGGCAAGCGCGAGGAAGGCAGCCGAGCACCTAATTGCCACATTGGAGCGTGAAGGCGATGCAGCGGCTCTAGAGCGCACGTTTGGCCACGTTGCCGAGCGTTGGCTTGAGACGGTCTCGAAACCCAAAAACAAGAGCTGGAAGTCGCAGCAGCGCAATCTTGAAATTCACGTCTACCCGAAGTGGCGCAGGCGACGACTGACTGCGATCAAAAAGGCGGACGTGCGCGACCTGTTGGATGGCATCGAAGGCGAAGTATTGCCCAATCGAGTGCTCGCAACGATCCGCCCAATCTTTCGATGGGCGCTGGAGCATGACTGGATTGACTTGTCGCCAGCCGAGGGCATCGCGAAGCCACGGGCGGAAAAGGTGCGCGACCGTGTTTTGGATATGGATGAGATCGCCCGCATCTGGAACGCGGCGGGTTTGCTCGGCTACCCCTTCGGCTCGTTTCTCCGGCTTCTGATCTTGACCGCACAACGCCGATCCGAAGTGGCGGGCATGACGTGGGCATCAATCGACAAGAAAGACGCTCAGTGGACGCTGGAAGGCGCTGAAACCAAGGCCAGTCGTGCCCACCTAGTGCCACTTGCGCCACTCGCTATGTCGGAACTGGAAAATCTACCGGAGCTAGGCGACTTCATTTTCACTAGCACGGGCAAGGCGCCCATCGGGCAATTCGCAAAAGCTAAACGCACTCTGGACGAATATATCGCCGCTAAGGGCGGGCCGTTGAAGTCTTGGAGGCTGCATGACATCCGAAGATCGGCAGCGACCCACATGGTGCGGCTAGGCGTATCAGAGACCGTTGTAAGCCGCGTTCTCAATCACGCCGCGCAAGGCATTACAGCGCGCGTTTATGCGCTTCATAGTTATGCTCCCGAAAAGCGTAATGCGCTCGAAAAATGGGCGGCGGAAGTCGATCGAGTCCAAATGTCACCACGTGCATCAAATGCTGGTTCGAAGAATGAGTAG